From a single Diceros bicornis minor isolate mBicDic1 chromosome 6, mDicBic1.mat.cur, whole genome shotgun sequence genomic region:
- the UBE2D1 gene encoding ubiquitin-conjugating enzyme E2 D1 isoform X2, which translates to MTPDSAYQGGVFFLTVHFPTDYPFKPPKIAFTTKIYHPNINSNGSICLDILRSQWSPALTVSKVLLSICSLLCDPNPDDPLVPDIAQIYKSDKEKYNRHAREWTQKYAM; encoded by the exons CCTGATAGCGCATATCAAGGTGGAGTCTTCTTTCTCACCGTACATTTTCCGACAGACTATCCTTTTAAACCaccaaag aTTGCTTTCACAACAAAAATTTACCATCCAAACATAAACAGTAATGGAAGTATTTGTCTTGATATCCTGAGGTCACAGTGGTCACCAGCTCTGACTGTATCAAAAG TTTTATTGTCCATATGTTCTCTACTTTGTGATCCTAATCCAGATGACCCCTTAGTACCAGATATTGCACAAATCTATAAATCAGACAAAGAAAA ATACAACAGACACGCAAGAGAATGGACTCAGAAATATGCAATGTAA